A genomic window from Syngnathus typhle isolate RoL2023-S1 ecotype Sweden linkage group LG18, RoL_Styp_1.0, whole genome shotgun sequence includes:
- the LOC133142785 gene encoding SH3 and cysteine-rich domain-containing protein 2-like isoform X1, translated as MHQKVVLVKRLENHKCIVMTEISEKENEPQRRDLQRPPSTAPSQPESKLQRLKRSLSFKSVMRSKSVDNFFQRSPSNSRPPCTLIIAPTPTALPELPLACERPPVLSPSVSPTSSLLSRSLSVSPALSLSAKVEPKSSTPPTAPLKTHCFHEHVFRRPASCEQCKHLIQGNSKQGLRCKACKLAAHLWCSSELSQQPCNGKTGAFKRNFSSPLLTNESLGVVRETPEVQEVDPATVDPVYEALRYGTSLAQMSRCSFGSISESPRHEDEELPDKPENQPIAEEEPIPGMLTPPESEKADSEERVSLKTPKRVEVHSMHTYVALYKFLPQESNDLELQPGDRVKVTDDANEDWWKGKSRGKVGYFPANFVQRVRPGERVWKVMAGFHGNRDKGQMTVKEAQICVGKIEETDGFLRLSSGKKRGLVPADILLEI; from the exons GTGGTACTTGTAAAGAGGTTGGAGAACCACAAATGTA TTGTCATGACGGAAATCAGTGAGAAGGAGAACGAGCCACAGCGGCGGGACCTCCAGAGACCACCGTCCACTGCGCCCAGCCAGCCAGAGTCGAAG TTGCAGCGTCTGAAGCGCTCGCTGTCCTTCAAGTCTGTGATGCGCAGCAAGAGCGTGGACAACTTCTTCCAGCGTAGCCCCAGCAACTCGCGGCCCCCCTGCACGCTCATCATCGCCCCAACGCCAACCGCCTTGCCCGAGTTGCCCCTGGCCTGCGAACGCCCGCCTGTTCTTTCACCGTCCGTCAGCCCCACCTCGTCGCTGTTGTCGCGCTCGCTATCCGTCAGTCCTGCGTTGTCCCTGAGCGCCAAAGTTGAGCCCAAGTCTTCAACCCCGCCCACGGCACCTCTCAAGACTCACTGTTTCCACGAGCACGTCTTCCGCAGGCCGGCCAGCTGCGAGCAATGCAAACATTTGATCCAAG GTAACTCCAAGCAAGGTCTACGCTGTAAAGCCTGCAAGCTCGCCGCTCACCTGTGGTGCTCGTCGGAGCTGTCCCAGCAGCCCTGCAATGGCAAG ACGGGAGCTTTTAAGCGAAACTTCAGCTCGCCTCTACTAACCAACGAGTCGCTGGGCGTCGTCAGGGAGACTCCTGAGGTGCAGG AGGTGGACCCCGCCACGGTGGACCCCGTGTACGAAGCGCTGCGCTACGGGACGTCACTGGCTCAGATGAGTCGCTGCAGCTTCGGCAGCATCTCCGAGTCGCCCCGTCACGAGGATGAGGAACTCCCAGACAAGCCGGAGAATCAGCCAATCGCAGAAGAGGAGCCGATTCCAGGAA TGCTCACGCCTCCTGAAAGCGAGAAGGCAGATTCCGAAGAGCGAGTCAGCCTAAAG ACTCCTAAGCGTGTGGAGGTGCACTCCATGCACACCTACGTGGCTCTCTACAAGTTCCTGCCTCAGGAGAGCAACGACTTGGAATTACA GCCCGGCGATCGCGTCAAAGTGACAGATGACGCCAATGAGGACTGGTGGAAG GGGAAAAGCCGCGGCAAGGTGGGATATTTCCCCGCCAATTTTGTGCAGCGGGTGCGCCCCGGCGAGCGAGTGTGGAAGGTCATGGCTGGTTTCCACGGCAACCGAGACAAAGGCCAGATGACGGTGAAAGAGGCCCAG ATCTGCGTAGGCAAGATCGAGGAGACGGACGGTTTCCTGCGCTTGAGCAGCGGCAAGAAGCGAGGCTTGGTGCCGGCGGACATTTTGCTCGAAATATGA